Part of the bacterium genome, GGCTGAATTTGATGTTATATCCAAACGATTTCACTTGACTTAAGGTCAAAACAATGTTATATTTAATACGATGTTCTTACGAAAACGTCACCAACCCAATCCTTTTTTATGCGAAAAAAGAAAGATTCACCCGCTAAAATAGAATTAGAAAAATATAACGGTTCTGCTTCTGAATTACACCATTACCAACTGTTTTTCGAAAACGCTCCGTGTTCGCTCTGGATAGAAGATTTATCTGCAATTAAAACATATATCGATTCGTTACGCGCTCAAGGGGTCACTGATATTCCTGGTTATTTTACTTCGCATCCGGAAGAAGTCAGCCGCTGTTTTTCGCTAATGCGGATACTGGATGTCAATCAGGCGACACTCGATTTATTCAAGGCAACCGATAAACCGACATTCATTCGAGATATCCATCGGATTGCCGGCGATGCGAGTTATCCCGCATTTAAAGAAACTATCCTAGCGATTGCCGAAGGAAAAACGCAATGCTCGCTCGAATCGGTTAATTATACTTTCACGGGTGATAAACTCTATCTATTACTCTCCTGGGTAGTAGCGCCGGGATTTGAATCGTCGTATGCGCGCGTGTTAGTTACGGTATTTGATATTACTAAACAGAAACAGGCAGAAGAATCACTTCGGCAAAATGAACTCCGATTTAAAACGCAATATGAATCCAACCCTATTCCTACATTTACTTGGCAGAAAACCGCTGATGATGATTTTCAATTGATTGCGTATAACCAAGCGGCAGAAAAACTTACCAACGGCAGAGTGAAACAGTTTCTCGGTAAAACTGCAAAAGAGTTGTATCATGACCGTGAAGATATTTTACATGACTTGCAGCAATGTTTTACGGAAAAAACGGTTGTTTTTCGCGAACTGATTTCGCAGCATTTCGTTCCCGGAAAATTGGTTTTAGCAACCTATGCGTATATCGAACCGGATTTGATTATGGTTCGTCTCGAAGATATAACTGAACGAAAACAAGCGGAAGTTCAACTGGAAATGATTCATGACCTTTACCGTCGGGCAATAACGCAAGCGAATGCGGTGCCGTATCAGATGAATTATGTTACTTGGCAGTATGATTATCTGGGAGAGGGCATTGAGCGGTTAACCGGCTATACGGCAGAAGAGTTCAATAAAACGGATGTAAGGAACAAGCTCGTTGAAGAACTAGAAATATATGGGGAAGCTGCTGGATTATCTTTATCAGAAGCGATACGTCGTGCCCGAGCCGGACTTATCCGGCAATGGAGTGCACAAATGCGGATTCGGACGAAATCCGGGCAAACGAAATGGTTAGCTGATACGGCTATCCAACTATTTGATGCGCATGGTAACGTTTATGGTTCATTAGGTATCTTGCAGGATATAACTGACCAGAAACAAGCGGAAATAACGTTACGCGAGCAGAACGAACTGTTGTTACTACAGACCCGGGTCGCTCAGATTACTGCTGAAGGGAAAACCATCGACGAATGCTGCACCAAGTTCACAGCGCTACTCCGTGAAATTATGCCGTGTGATGCGTTTTTCATTGATGCTTATAATGAAACTACGAAAAATACTATCGGAATCAAAGCGTACGATACGATTAATGGAACGTTCCAAGAAATCGGATTAACCCACGTCCAATTTAATCCGGAAGGAGATATCTACAAAACGGTTATTCTACAACGGAAACCGTATTTAAACCTGCGGAAACCAGGAATAGTAGAAAAATTCAAACCGATTTTAGTCGGCGATACGTCACGTCGGTCAGAATCGTTATTATATATTCCGTTAG contains:
- a CDS encoding PAS domain S-box protein; protein product: MRKKKDSPAKIELEKYNGSASELHHYQLFFENAPCSLWIEDLSAIKTYIDSLRAQGVTDIPGYFTSHPEEVSRCFSLMRILDVNQATLDLFKATDKPTFIRDIHRIAGDASYPAFKETILAIAEGKTQCSLESVNYTFTGDKLYLLLSWVVAPGFESSYARVLVTVFDITKQKQAEESLRQNELRFKTQYESNPIPTFTWQKTADDDFQLIAYNQAAEKLTNGRVKQFLGKTAKELYHDREDILHDLQQCFTEKTVVFRELISQHFVPGKLVLATYAYIEPDLIMVRLEDITERKQAEVQLEMIHDLYRRAITQANAVPYQMNYVTWQYDYLGEGIERLTGYTAEEFNKTDVRNKLVEELEIYGEAAGLSLSEAIRRARAGLIRQWSAQMRIRTKSGQTKWLADTAIQLFDAHGNVYGSLGILQDITDQKQAEITLREQNELLLLQTRVAQITAEGKTIDECCTKFTALLREIMPCDAFFIDAYNETTKNTIGIKAYDTINGTFQEIGLTHVQFNPEGDIYKTVILQRKPYLNLRKPGIVEKFKPILVGDTSRRSESLLYIPLVVKDRIVGIISIQSYQPNAYTTRHIELLMAIVPIIAPAFEALLLTEHLRVSEERYRTIFERAVEGMFQSTPE